One Nocardioides aromaticivorans genomic window carries:
- a CDS encoding glycoside hydrolase family 16 protein: MRPIRLAALLAAGLLAAALAVPLTPSAPVPAASSAPSGSTKLDCGARVAKPGGGSWTCTMVDNFSGTSLEPSRWLGFSQPGTGDLCILNSPRTISVSNGALRLSAIRTDATTQCPLRADGTRASYASGWATTYRRFGQQYGRFEARIKVQAASAPGLHEAFWLWPDVRYTSDSPWPESGEIDIAETFSSRPDLAIPFLHYSDDQYGGVQGVNTAWNCPSSRGEWHTYALEWFADRLTIYVDGRTCLTNTRGASSYQKPFIINLTQFLGGGSNQYDGQVPLPATMQVDYVKVWR, encoded by the coding sequence GGCCGGCCTGCTGGCCGCCGCCCTGGCCGTGCCGCTGACGCCGTCGGCGCCGGTGCCGGCGGCCTCCTCCGCCCCGAGCGGGTCCACCAAGCTCGACTGCGGTGCCCGGGTCGCGAAGCCGGGCGGCGGCAGCTGGACCTGCACGATGGTCGACAACTTCTCCGGGACCAGCCTCGAGCCGTCGCGCTGGCTGGGCTTCAGCCAGCCCGGCACCGGTGACCTGTGCATCCTCAACAGCCCGCGCACCATCTCGGTGTCCAACGGCGCGCTGCGCCTGTCGGCGATCAGGACCGACGCGACCACGCAGTGCCCGCTGCGCGCCGACGGCACCCGGGCGTCGTACGCCTCCGGATGGGCGACCACCTATCGCCGGTTCGGCCAGCAGTACGGCCGGTTCGAGGCGCGGATCAAGGTCCAGGCCGCCTCCGCGCCGGGCCTGCACGAGGCGTTCTGGCTGTGGCCCGACGTCCGGTACACCTCCGACTCGCCGTGGCCCGAGTCCGGCGAGATCGACATCGCGGAGACCTTCTCGTCGCGGCCCGACCTGGCGATCCCGTTCCTGCACTACAGCGACGACCAGTACGGCGGGGTCCAGGGCGTCAACACGGCCTGGAACTGCCCGTCGTCGCGCGGCGAGTGGCACACCTACGCGCTGGAGTGGTTCGCCGACCGGCTGACGATCTACGTCGACGGCCGGACCTGCCTGACCAACACCCGCGGCGCGAGCAGCTACCAGAAGCCGTTCATCATCAACCTCACCCAGTTCCTGGGCGGCGGAAGCAACCAGTACGACGGCCAGGTGCCGCTGCCCGCCACGATGCAGGTCGACTACGTCAAGGTGTGGCGCTGA